The genomic region aatcaaacataataataataattcaaaatacagCGGCTTTGGCCtattaactaaaaaaaaaaaagaaaaaagaaatgtatattaaaatataaaatctaaAGTTTATAAATAAAACAAAGGAAAGTTTATAATTTTGATACGTATTGAAACTTTTATTTTAAACAACATTATGAAAGGAAGACACAATAAACAAGAACAAGATACCGAAAAAAGATAATAGATATAAAACTTTAATGTGAATGCAACGAAGTCAAGGTCAAGTTAGACTGAAAAAAGGTGCAAAAATAGAACTATGCAGAGATTAAAAAAATGACACAGAGGTGTTTACAACAAGAATGTTTATTGCAGAGAAAAGTTTTTGTTTATAATGTAGATGCGTTATGTTCTGAGAATAGAAACGAGAACATAAACATAGGTAGAGGTAGAATCAAACAGTTTGATAAGATATATAATAGTGTATAATGATGAAGAAACATTACCAAGAAGATAAGAGAGTAGGAGCACAAATGCAGGATAGCAATGATAAGATTCTGGAGTTAACAAAACACAATGTACAGAGAATCGCACAGAACAATATAATGCATTGCAAAGTATGCCTCTGATTTAAAAATTAATACAATTTTAGTGAAACAAATTTGATTATAATAAACTTTAAAAAACTTTTAATTGAATTGGATTTGAATATGATTCAAAGGACAAAGATTTGAATACAATTCAAAGGACAGAGATCAAAGTTTCAAATTTATACTATTTAAGTTTAATTTCGATTTAGACATaattaattttaacaaatttaaataaaaagatgTAAGATTAAATACAAGAGTCTTATTATAGTACTTGCAGGAAatgttagaaaaaaaataaaatatttctttgaaTCAAACATAAAtagttagaaaaaaaaaatagtaataatttGCAAGTGAAATAAAATGTTAGAGCTTGCAAATAAATAGAGAGTGTCTTAGTGGAAAGCATTTCAAAACAAGTTATATAAAATAGATTTGGCGGAAAGCAttccaaaaccaaaaaaattaaacCAGAAAGAAAagtttggcggcaagccttccaaagcttaaAACAAATCTTTAAACTAGAAACAAAATGGATTCGACCTGCATGCAagcttgttaacaagtttgaaaacaaTAATTTAAACTTAAATCAAAACCTGCACAACAAAACGTTAAAGAACAAACTTCTTCTCTTATCTCAAAAAAGTTCCTCCAAGAAAGGTGAGCTCCAAAAAAAAATGGCAACCTTTATCAACTTCCACTTAAACAAGGATTagtaacctgctctgataccatgaaaggaaatataagagaaagaaaaataaaaataaatccaaGTATGTTGATCGAATAAATATTACCAAACTAGAGAGCAACTTGAGAGCAATCACCCAAAAAATTAAAGAGGAGACACAAGAGCTTTTGAAAGGCGAAAAACAAAGAAAAcccccttatgtattatgaatgaaggcaaagcctaaagagagagagagagagagagagagagagagagagagagagagagagagagagagagagagagaagcctATTACAATGATATCCAAAGTGAATAATAAACggagaagcatctcttaaatagagatgagaagaggagatataaagtaactcccaaatctatgaattccaccattcataatatgtgtgtgcaatgtgtcaacatcctcttaaggaggataaactaaaattttttaataaacaaaaataaaataaatgacttgtccttacacatgtactagaggacaaattacatgtagggattccaaaggaatatcccaaactaaatacaaataaatccaagccaagtaaagattaaatattctagcaATAGTAACCAATAGGTTTCACACAAAATAATATTGCTCCTCATCTTAAAAACCTTCTTTAACCTGTTCTCTAAAATACTTACTATGGGAATTATCTACTACTAGAGGCAAACTAGCTGAATGGGGTTATACATTGTGTTTGTCAATGATCTTGATATTTTGAGTTATTCATAATATAATCCTTTTGATTTAATTTAGTTTTTCCTACTCAATAATAATTCCCATCGGCCTGTGATATTACTAGAAAGCTATTCCCAAATTAACTCCCAATCTTggaacaaacaaaaaaaatcaatcacCACATCTACCATAATCTCTACATCTCCAATAAATTTTATCCCCCATTAATTCTCAATTGATCTTGTTGTGTCTTGATCATTATCTCATTAATATCAAtgagcatttttttatttttcacaataTGGCCCAAAAGGTTTggcataaaaaatattattttactcACAAGATAATACTACTCTTGGTGTAGTACTTACACATTACTAGTTTTGGGTCTCTACAAAATGGCAAATCTACCCTCCAAAAGATTCTATAAAgggtcttttttattttttttcatttgtgaACCATTACTGTAACATGTATcaatagaatatatatattttatacatcCATTATTTTACTAAACTTTTTTCATAGGTCCATTGAGCTCCATAATGTTATACATGATGATTTTATTGATTGTTGGAAAGGGGAATTCCCTACACAAATATACACAttattttctttttcatcttccCTTCAACCTCCCCTTCTTTAACTAATAGTCATTTTTTACTTTATGTCCTTTCCTCCTTTGTTCCCGATAACCTATCTTATTAATTTTGAAGGTTAACTAGCCTATCTCATTTCCTCAAGAAAATTTACTTCTTAGACTTCCTCCAATGCTTCTTCCATTGTTTTCTCCATGTTGCCCATTTGGATCTTAATGTCTTCTCTATTTTTAATATTTAGCCCCTTTTTAACCTCCTTGGTATTTATTTGTTTATGTTTCCCCCATTGATTCCTCCTAATTTAGAGGTATGTTCCTAACTTCCTCTTTTATCCCAAAAATATCTAGTTCTATTTGAAAAGTCATATTTTTATATATGttcttatgtttttctttacaagtCACACTCCCTATGTTATTCTCCTCCCAAATTTTCTCCTCTATTTGTTTGTACCCATCACTCAATGATGTTTTGTCTTTGGCTTTAGGAGGAAGATCCTTCAAGTGGCcaatattaataattttattttggtTTTCAAGGCATTTGTCTTTAATATGCCAATATTTTGAACAAGTAGGTTATTAATATATCAACCATTCTAATTATATCTTCTAATCCATGAATCATTAGTTTTTTTGGATTATGATAGACAATGGAAGTTGTTCACACAAATTTAAAAGGACACAAATATACTCACACAATTTTATTTTTGAtctaatttattttcatttaaaaaaataatatttacatcAAGTATTGATATACTCCAATATACTTAGGGGTGAAATTTGGGTTCAAACCCTTGATATGAAAGCTAACCCTATCCATAAGGTAGGGGCCTTATTTCAAGATTTATCCTTTTCATTCTTGGGGTTCAAACTCTATTTTTTTTCCAGTTATTTGTTCAAACCTGCAAACCCATGATTCACCCGCAAGCCAAACACCTATCACACCTAAAGAGAAGAAGCCATGATTAATGCTATGCAACCTTAAGAGATATTAATCCAAAGAGGAATTTGATATTAAGATTATCTTATGAATGAATTGGATAGAGTACAATTGATGAATGATTTGCttttatagaaagaaagagaaacctaatataaaattataaaactaAAATTATCTCAAAGACCTAAAAATTATCTCAACTAAGtgaagctattattagcctaaacAAATAAAAGATAAAGAGAACCTAAGTTTAGTATaggtgaataaagtaattaaaggacctaattaattaaataattagataatatcctaattactccaacatccCTCCCCCCCTCaggattaacttagggataagataAGGAGCTAAAGATGAATGCAAAATACAAGCATGAATAGGTACCAACAAAAAGGCCTAATTAGAGAACCATATAAAAatcaatgcaactctcacaaatggagaagaGGCAAGAAACCTAGTGAGAAAAAACTCCctataaaaaagagaaaaataaatgaaaaagagtATGTGTGACTAAGAATGAAGGAGTCTAAATTTCCCCACAAGTAGTGAATTAGTCCCACAAGTACAATCAATATCCCCCCATAGAAGAGATAAAATGAGGATATTAACCACCCAATGAAGAAGTACCTCTTGTACCAATGATGAGAGCCTAAAGACAACATGATCTGCTGACTATAGATAACATTTCTCCACTTAGAAAGAAACAAGTTCATTGGAGATATGAGAAGCCACTCTCATGAATTGAAAGAAGTAGGAATTCAAATCCAAATAATATATGTCACTGCAAAGTGCTCAAATATTGCTATATCCATGAAAGATGATGATTACACAAACTAATCAAGTACATGCCCAATCAATTCAAGAGGTGACAAATCAAAACTACacaaaaattgatgaataaaaagCTCCATGGGTGATGAGCATGGTTTGACAACACTAATGAAGTTATAAAAAAGAGGGTATTGATGTCCTCAAAATAACCCTCAAGATATGCAATATAAGACTCTACAAACAATGATGACATATCTGTAAGATACAAATCCCAGATAGTTATGTTTGGAAGATCAATGTTGTGCTACATTGGATCAATGGGGGTCATGTAAGAGTCAACACCAATATGATCAAGAGtaacaaaaatgatgaagattaagACGATGCCTCAATATCAGGAATGAGAATTGAGAGACGAGTGTCTAATTCATTGAGCCATGAAAGACTTGCGATATACTCAACCATATCAAAAGTACCATTATCAAAAGTTATATACTATGTATGTGCAATGGGAAATAGACAATATACTACAAGATCCTTTAGAAATAGAGAGATATaagggtctccatagatctcccaaaggtTAGTACAAACTATGTGGTTACAATCAATGACCAATACAGTGCACATAATGTCAAAATAAATGTTGGAACCAAGATCACTCCTACAACATGATCATTGATGATCTTCCAAGCATGCTTATCCCTCTCAGAGGTTGGTTGAGGAATGAgtctgttggtgtaaattatgtctcatatttacactttacttaagttaagttaggataatgcattttttgTAGTTTGTATATGAGAAACTTAGAGACGtgtgcatctagggaagatggttgttggagaaattacACCTTTTATGGTGATATCTTATTATCACATTCTACCTTTAgggggtgatccacctttagtggaatattctattgtttctctcacctacccctacctacccttgtatctcattgggcaacatgtcatgattgtgttctctcATGCGTTTCGCTTCTAAGCAGGTGCATCTAGTTTGTATGTAATAATCCAGTTGATTGGATCTTATTGCATTATTGATGAGAATGCAGTTTGTTCTTATCAACATCTATTCTCTCTTACTTTTGTGTTATTCGTTGGCCTCTAGATACTGGTTATTATTGACAATTCCTTAGATAGTATTATAGCTACAGAAAATTCTCACATgttatcaaagccattagagccattggtttgccaattgagagaattttggTGTGATTTGGGGTTTTGTATTTTAGAGCTTTCTATTTTAGGtcattattggagcttgttgggtcaaaattaaggttaccattggattgaggaggttagAGAAAGTCAGAATCacattttgtttcatccaaatccaacACTCGAGGCCAAATCTAGACTCAAATAATCCATCTCCAAACTCTCTACAAGATTGCAACCATTCTAGGTTCCATGCACATTCCAATGGCCTCCTATTTGTAGTTCCTCTAAAATATTGCACAACTATGTGATTCATAAAATATTTTACCATTTTGTAAGATTCAATAATTTCATAAATTTGCAAGAGATTGATCTAGGTATCAAACatgttaaaatattaaaaattacaaCCAATGATTTATTGCAAAGACAATATTTTTTAGGGGGAAAATATAGTTTGTATCATTGTCCAATGTTAACTATTGTAGATAGTCATTAGAAagcaataaatttttgtttccttaAATGTTCAAGAAAACTATGAAGGTGTATTCTCATCCCTAGACATGGAAAACCCAACCAAATAAAGGCCAAAATGCACAAATGCCTCACACATAGCTGCAATATCACTGACACAAATAGAGATAATTCAATTTTATGTTGCTAAATGTTTGGTAAATGACTATTGTTAGCCATTGTAGGGGCTCGCCATTATGTGTGGCTTATTAGTACATATTCCATCAaattgattaaagaatttcccttaGCTTTGCCCTTCAAGAAACACAACACATCATTGGGGAACAGCAATTCACTTCAACATATTAACCTAACATCACTGTGTTACCATCAATTGACATCATAAATTATACACTATACCTTcactaattaattatattaaattatttaattagttgtcCCATTTCATTCAAACTTGAGTATCCCAGCAATCTATTTTCACTCATCTCCTTGACTTGTCCTATTCTCACAATATTCTATCTCCattaaaaataaatagatatcCTCCTTCCATTTTATTATTTAATCGTCCATCAATTTGTCTTCATTCTACACTTCTATATGCTTCTATCTCCCATCTCTATGCAATTTAAAAATATCTCCACCCTCCATTAACTCCATTACATCTTATCCATGTAGTTGTCTTAAGGCTAGcttgcctattcatcaaaaaatctATATAGACCCCTATTTCAAACTACATCCATCTCAAGAATTGGCAACACGTCCCCTATTTCATGAGGTACCTCAATTTGACAACATGTACCTATTCTAAATTATTTTCACTCATAAATTTTCTTAACATAAAATAAACAATGCAAATAAAATTATATCTTTTAAGCTAACAAATAGAGAAATTAACATGTTttcaaaatgataaaaatattttaaaaccaTAACTAATTATTTAAGTGAATGAAAACTtttaaaatagaattaaaaaacTCTCTTTTAAGTAAATGAAATAAGTCTTAGATAACTCTTATATCTCTTCACACAACGATTTGAATGAAGTAATAGCATGTCGGCAAAGACCACATAagtaaaaataatttgaaatatgttCTTATAAATGGAAAAGATCAAGTTGGTATTCTAAAAAAACATAAGCAATTTTAGATTGAGACACTTTCTGCTAGAAATCGTAAAAGTGCAAATTTTGACTGACTCACAACTTGCTATATTTGCAATGGGATTTCTGTTTCCTCGTCTTCCAGATGAAATTGGCCGCGAATGCCTGCTGAGGGTGGAGTTGAATTCTCATCACAAACTCAGGTGTGTCTGCAAAAGCTGGAACGCCGAACTGAAAAGCGCCCACTTTTATCAAGAGAGAAAAAGGTTGAAGATTTCCGAGCAACGGATTTGTATGATCCAGAAAATAGACGGGATTTGCAACCGAGTAGCGATATTCGACCCTGAGAAGAACACATGCAAAATTCTTCCGCCCATTCCTACAGAAATTAACGGCATCTCTCACTCCTATTTCGTGAAACAAAAACTGGTTTTGATTACAGATTTGCTTGTCGACTCTACAAAGAGTCGTGTGTGGTTGTATGATTTTATTTGTTCGAAATGGCGACAGGGTGCCAAAATGCCAAGATGGCTGACTAAATTTGTATCCGCGGCTGATGACCACCGGGGACTGATTTATGTGGCTGGAGGTTTCACCAGCTCTTACATTGATGCAAGGTGGCAGATTTATTCTAACCCTGTCCAAAGCGTTTCAGTTTATAATGTGGAGGAGGACAAATGGGATGATCTTCCCGACTTGAACACCTACGTAAGCCGCTCTTGTGGTGCTTTTGCTGAAGGCAAGTTTTATGTAATGAGCACTTCTCTCATCTTTGAGGTATTCGATTCCTACACGCGAAGCTGGACAACTATTTGGAATAGATTCAAGGGTTGGCATCGTTTCATAAGTGCTTTCGGGCGCTTGTATGGCTTGTCTGTTAGGGGATTGATTGAATATGATTATAGCCAAGATAAGCTGAGCATTGTAGGAACTTTTCCAGAGCTGAATTGGGGCCGTTCCATTGACTTTGCTGTGTtgattagcaataaaatctttGTGGGCATCTCAGGATTTGATACGTTCGCACCTCAAAGATTTTTTATACTTGAACCTCCAAGTGAGACAGGAGGAACTTTAAAGTTAATTGGCATAGAGCGACCATCGAGCCTCCAGGGTTCTGCTATATGTGCTGCTACTCTCGATCTTTGACTGTTTCGAAGCTTTTATGTGTACGGACACCTCAATAGACACTCATAAGTTACGTTTGCTCTTAAATTAAAAATCTATTATGCCGAGAATTTATTGGTCTATAGGTTATATATTTTTAATTCGAGAAGTTTACTTTTTATGTTTGAAGTTTGtcctatattaatattaatattaatattaatattagaaCAAAAATATTAGAGTTCGCTACACCAACAAGAAGTTTTACATCAGATCTATACCATTATAGACAAAATTATAGGTCTGAAAGAAGACTTTATTCCCAATTTCCCAGCAGCAAAACTATAATCTAGTTTATCACGATCATAAGATTCAAAAAGTGGTTCAGCGTGGACTTCATGCATCAAGTATGTAATCGCCTGTTCAAATCTTTTCTTAAAAGTAACCTGTGTATACTTTTTCTTTTTCGCTTTGTGATGAATACCCAATGGTCAGTGGAAATAGAGACTGTTTAACACTTTGATTATTGAAATAGAGATATGTGGAAATGGGAAGCAAAGGCCCTGGTTCCTGGTGGTGCAAATTATCCAAAATTAACCTGGATTTGTCGTGCCTTGAACCTGGACGGTCATTTTGTTTTGCATCAACAATTACTATTTCTACCTATTACATCTAAATTGCTTGGAAGCCCAAGAAAAActatcatcacaatagttacattGATTAAATTTTAGACTTTTTAGAATAAGTGAACATGCATATACAAAACGATACTTGGAGTGTCTATTGGAACTACAAAATGACATCAAACTAGAGACATGACTTGTTTCTAACATTTTTCACCAATGGAATCTTTATGACCTTGCTTGATAGCCTCTACTTTAAAATCCTTAGGTCCTGGTATATGGAACTTGATGTCTGAAATGAAGTTGCAGGAATGAATTTGAAGAATTCTTGGAGTTAGACAAAAAAGACCAAAAATTGCCAATTGGGGTTTAAAACCAAAATTGCATAGAACATGGCTCAACACATATAAGTCGTAGGTATAACCACGATCTACACAAGTGTGTGAATTTCGTGTAAATCGAGTTTACAATCTCAATTTACATTTAAGTGAATACGTGTAGTACAAAGGTGTAGTTCGGACTTGTAAGTCCAAACTGCACTTATGAGTGGTATTATTACTAGTGATAAGGTGTAGATTGGATTTATAAAAGTAAACTACACCTAAGAAATGTCATACAAGGAAAGTATAgttcgggtttacaaacccgatcTACACTTATGCATATGATTGACAAAATGATGTACTGGTGTAAGTCGGGTTAATAAACCTCAACTATGCCTCTAATGCAAACAAAGGTAGGACAAGTGTAGGTCGAGTTTATAAACCCAAACTACGCCTAAGACGTGGCATCCAAACACTATAGTTCAGGTTGTGTAAAATTGACCTACACCTTACGTGATTTTTTCAAATGGTTTTGAAGTGGTAGAAATTAGGGTTACAAACTTGATTTACATCTGACTATGAAATTTGAAGGGAAGTGCAATTCGGGTTTTAAACTCAAATTACACTTGTGCACAAAAGAGGTCTAATTCAGCTTTATAACCCCAAATTACACTAAAACACAAAAACTAACTTAAACTACCTAAAAAAATAGACTAGAACCTTAGAATCATGAATCGAGAGTGCTAAATCACACATGAGGGGGAATAATGGGTGGCTGCACAAGAAGTTGAGTcacacttttgggcaaaaagtggaagtgttttctctgtttttcaaaatttctattgattgatgtcaaaatttgaggcacttaaagattgAATCTCTAAAAACTTTAGtaaaagaaaatgtagtgctcggagtctacttttcaaatatgtaatttatttcaatacctaCATGGTATAAATTGcattttagtaggcatgtttaaaaaccactttttcaaattCCCTATTTGAGGACTATACCACACATGTGTATGACCACCATTTTTAacgtaaataaatgaatttttgcaaatccttttgggatacaatacctaagacaccaaatattgataagatttttttttcttaatttttattgaatatatttttttattaatttttaattgacaataaagtacattttcaacaCATcgagtgtacgaccaccataatttgatggaaaattcatatttttaattttctttttaatcttcaaaataattgtatgcagattgatgtcatataatttatttttctaaaaacctaaaaacaaaaaagttatcaaagttttactgaacctcagtattttaggtttaggtaccactcttgattaataaataataaaaaaatggtaaaattaatcttatcactattaaatttacatttttgaaatcaagacaatgagaactctaatgggttttcgtttcatcaaaaaattcaatcaggaaggccctcaaaaaattaggccaaggtagaaatctgatattCTTTTGCCTTAACCATGTTTTTGGAGGTCCAAGAATAGGCTTGGTCCCATcaagcctaacccgaagccaaaacCAAGGCAAAGGGGTGTTTTCCACTCCACCTTTTATTAAATGAAAGCCTATTATtggaaattcaaaaaatgggcgctCATTTTGCTTTATACCATTAAAAGTGAAACGAGCACCCATTTTTTTGAAACGTGTACTTGATttaaaaacgggcacccgtttcattCAAATAATGAGCAGCTATTTATTAAAAGATCCGTTGGGCAAAAAATTGGCCCACAAGGACAAATTTAAGCACCCGTTTCATTCAAATAATGAGCAGCTATTTATTAAAAGATCCGTTGGGCAAAAAATTGGCCCACAAGGacaaatttaaatgattgaatgattatAGGTTTGATCTGCAGAGagaatattttgttaaataattaTCTTTTCTTGTCTTGTTATCAATTTGACaaggagatcgattcgaattcaaattttggtgcagccatgggatcaaatcaacatagaaagaggcaaaggaaggttctggtAGCTGAAGACATTGCAGCAAATagagaggaggaaaaatgtcaacgagaaagaagagaaagaattaaacaattgaacaatgttggagcttcaagttcaacaatcatttcagaagaggagaacatcgaGGACACCATAAATGTTgaagaaggaaacacaatagaaccaaatTTAGgcgcatcttctaatccattattggatactgGTATGTCTTCACAGCCCCATGTTTATTCTTATGaacaaattggtgatttagtagaagcaggttactcattaaatcaaaccccaaatgaaagtaaaactcaaattgaaactaaaattgaaaccaaAGTTGAAACcccaattgaaattgaaaatcaacCAGCAATTGAAATCAATAATTTGGAAGTAgaaatggaaacaccaattgagaaagaaacatgtttgaatgataattgaatgaatgaatattttaaaattaaaagtgaTGTTCTAGACAATCTTCTTGGCTTGGTTTCCTAGAGACAGATTAGGACATATGCAAATAGATTATTtagacaattttttttataataagaaatttgggtttcaatgtcaattaatgtttcaactaaataaaatgactaaaatgcaaaaagtgataaagaagttaggcttttatgtcaaacccaagaagaaggacgagtctttaaaacaagttgtatcaacTGTTGCTAGCACCTTTGATACAATCAGAAataaaagtcattctaaagataggaATACGACACGAcaagcaataacaacaactttagtaagcaaAATAACTTCTGATAAAATAATTATGACTAAcgtaagtggatatcttaatattcatcgtaaaactttgtcaagagctgtaaagaGAAGAGTTAACTTTAAAAGTGACCCGACAAACAATtcgtggacttttagtggtagactaccaaggtctgatatgaaacttactggtgaagtcaaaactttgattgaaacattttggcatgataatatgagagtatcacctaatgcttcttaaattaagagttgggtcaaaaatcgtgatccacatccaaaacaccttttGGACATGaatcaaactgaattgtacaaaaaaaaatggatgataaggtgttaactattagcattagtcaaagatcttttgaaaagtgtaaaccttggtatgttcagattgacaaggaaagagtcacatgttgcaaaactcatgttcagttttgttaccattatgatgtatttcgatatatacgtgttaccatgcatagtaaagGAATGTTGCAATAATGTGTTATAAATATACCACTTGAAACTATAAAagagtttatatcaagttttttTTGCAACCCACCGAATGAGCCATATTTTCTTTTTAATgtatgtgtttctggtgtatgtgatatatgtgcaatcttgcattgttggatgaatgtttgcatgaaaatctttcaattgattttggacaacaattagttgatgtaaaaatatttaaaactactgagtatccattgaaggatggaaaggttggaagacagTGCGATCTAATTACTAAAAAATTTAGTGTTCAcacatttatgaatgaatttaagagtaatatcatacctaaatatgttaaacactctcaaaatgctagatgaCTCGATGGTTAGTTTCGAATATGtaatacatttcctattggtagtatactttcgctcgttgactttgtagagaactacacgcttgcaccacaagatgaggtccaatcacaatattataattcagtgcaagtagcaatttttgttcatattgtctatAAACATGCACCCgataggggtaagtgcaccaagatggtgaacaaaaaggggggtataagtggccaattttttttcttctgaaaacaggtaaacctgaacttcaaagatatatttgaaggtcatgcactcaaaactaggagttgagaaaagaataagaattttagtactctgaatctagtttataaactactatttttttaaaaaattggataatattaagagggtcaaacctctctcgcacgaaaaactattcctgattttttcaaaaaaacataacatagctgttttcatgcgctgcacaaaatatataattagatttagtattttgcaaaaacctttggtaggatgataggtaagattgagatctataAGTTTTgtatgtttttataatttttcgttgagtatctttttttttatgattttttgaagtgaccgcatcctgaaaatttggtacttgttcgtgcactgggcataacttgcatcaaaataatcgaaaatgatttttttttttttaattgtatagaatctagtgtataacaataatatgtaatttattttgaatttgttcaagtatatcaaaagttattaaaaaaatagtagacatatgtttgtgaggactgtcaacggactggtaaagaaaattaaagtttactatgctaatgttgtctaaaaatagaaaaatttatatggtcagaaagatgagaagacatgtgagattatggtggtaattctagagatacccacttgatcatttgtaaacctgatgatgatgaagtcgataaatcatgttggaagatgaaaaggcatgtaaagggacaaaaatggagggaaaatgggtttgcaagccttag from Cryptomeria japonica chromosome 3, Sugi_1.0, whole genome shotgun sequence harbors:
- the LOC131873974 gene encoding F-box/kelch-repeat protein At1g80440-like, with amino-acid sequence MGFLFPRLPDEIGRECLLRVELNSHHKLRCVCKSWNAELKSAHFYQERKRLKISEQRICMIQKIDGICNRVAIFDPEKNTCKILPPIPTEINGISHSYFVKQKLVLITDLLVDSTKSRVWLYDFICSKWRQGAKMPRWLTKFVSAADDHRGLIYVAGGFTSSYIDARWQIYSNPVQSVSVYNVEEDKWDDLPDLNTYVSRSCGAFAEGKFYVMSTSLIFEVFDSYTRSWTTIWNRFKGWHRFISAFGRLYGLSVRGLIEYDYSQDKLSIVGTFPELNWGRSIDFAVLISNKIFVGISGFDTFAPQRFFILEPPSETGGTLKLIGIERPSSLQGSAICAATLDL